The following proteins come from a genomic window of Phycisphaerae bacterium:
- a CDS encoding DUF362 domain-containing protein — MPESLDRRQMLSRIGGVACGLAVSGSLALGSDSAPAGKPRPRVVIARDEAVTGGKMEGHRELLRKMLDASMQKLTGEADAKAAWRRLFKSGDRVGIKVNTLGLATQPVVVDAVVAGLRSADVPAENIIIWDRFDSELTAAGYQLNRSKTGVQCYGTDAQSYGSGYQKEVETNGRIGSCFSKIVAEQVDALVCVPVLKDHPFAGVTLGMKNFFGAIHNPNKYHEHHCDPYVADVVEHRFIRPRWRLTVCDGTRGQYNAGPVRNPGFAWSLGGMIVGTDFVAVDAVGADLLEQQRKATGMKTLAEEKRPPVHIKTAGARGLGVADLAAIERVEI, encoded by the coding sequence ATGCCAGAATCTCTCGATCGGAGACAGATGCTCAGCCGGATTGGCGGTGTGGCGTGTGGCCTGGCCGTATCGGGCTCACTGGCCCTGGGCAGCGACTCTGCGCCGGCCGGCAAGCCGCGGCCGCGCGTGGTCATCGCCCGCGACGAGGCGGTTACCGGGGGCAAAATGGAGGGGCATCGCGAGCTGCTTCGCAAGATGCTGGATGCCTCGATGCAAAAGCTGACCGGGGAGGCCGACGCCAAAGCCGCCTGGCGGAGGCTCTTCAAGAGCGGCGATCGTGTGGGCATCAAGGTGAATACGCTGGGGCTGGCGACTCAGCCGGTGGTGGTCGATGCGGTCGTGGCCGGCCTGCGAAGCGCCGACGTGCCTGCCGAGAACATCATCATCTGGGACCGGTTTGACTCCGAGCTCACCGCGGCCGGCTACCAGCTCAACCGTTCGAAGACCGGCGTGCAGTGCTACGGCACGGACGCCCAGAGCTACGGCAGCGGCTACCAGAAGGAGGTCGAGACCAACGGCCGGATCGGCTCGTGCTTCTCGAAGATCGTGGCCGAGCAGGTGGATGCGCTGGTCTGTGTGCCGGTTCTGAAGGACCACCCGTTTGCCGGCGTGACGCTGGGGATGAAGAACTTCTTCGGGGCCATCCACAATCCCAACAAGTACCATGAGCACCACTGCGACCCTTATGTTGCCGACGTGGTTGAGCACCGGTTCATCCGCCCCAGATGGCGGCTGACGGTCTGCGACGGCACCCGGGGCCAGTACAATGCCGGTCCGGTGCGGAACCCCGGCTTCGCCTGGTCGCTGGGCGGCATGATCGTGGGCACCGATTTCGTGGCGGTGGACGCGGTGGGCGCTGACCTGCTCGAGCAGCAGCGCAAGGCCACAGGCATGAAGACCCTGGCCGAGGAGAAGCGCCCACCGGTGCACATCAAGACGGCGGGTGCTCGCGGATTGGGTGTGGCTGATCTGGCCGCGATCGAACGCGTCGAGATTTGA
- a CDS encoding MBL fold metallo-hydrolase, with amino-acid sequence MMLNEESASCIESEAGRLRLTVLPSGEWLVSGGLYVHDRPGELAEVSSAIARQGATIERFFYNRSEDPSMVSMTARVSKAETAGLLADELRKAGRLGPAPAQGGDESEVTDPGGLLRVKVHIEPSSGSLAAFAAVLKGHRANVLYLAYDASRSPSLLEMAMATESPEEVAALLNDFNKRSYHYHVEWQGAAGSPIGDVIGLNSVERFLLNLKVVLPRDRLHELEGLIRSSKELQETLLRFRREAGGSDESMAASEIFTKILELATSSISRTGAAFCLHLAGPVPLNEKVTLCMIACPTGANSYLLRCDGEYTLIDSGYGLYYPDAKAALAGHGIDPSRIRNALFTHADADHAGWAAHLERDFGTTVYIHPDSLGIFEHENRAFGSDSHLMALNAQFTKLINRFTNLHPPTSPRPFPPATGRAGDFDVLGSYTIGNIELQVLKSHGGHVPGQVFFFAPREGLLFSGDYLIDFASLSDREKTTLSIPRFLMTSTNADARVFGREMHKLAELMMTTHARLQESNRAARVFPGHGSFYRVDEANAMLAGLTAGQQV; translated from the coding sequence ATGATGCTCAACGAGGAATCGGCATCCTGCATCGAATCGGAAGCGGGTCGCTTGCGGCTGACGGTGCTGCCGTCCGGCGAATGGCTGGTGTCGGGCGGCCTGTACGTCCATGACCGCCCCGGCGAACTCGCCGAAGTGTCTTCGGCGATCGCGCGACAGGGCGCAACCATCGAGCGCTTCTTCTACAACCGGTCCGAGGATCCTTCCATGGTCAGCATGACCGCCCGCGTTTCAAAGGCCGAGACTGCCGGCCTGCTGGCGGACGAACTGCGCAAGGCGGGACGTCTGGGGCCGGCGCCAGCCCAAGGCGGCGATGAGTCGGAAGTGACCGATCCCGGCGGCCTGCTGCGAGTCAAAGTGCACATCGAGCCCAGCTCAGGCTCGCTGGCAGCATTCGCGGCCGTGCTGAAGGGACACCGGGCCAACGTTCTTTACCTTGCCTACGACGCGAGCCGATCGCCCAGCCTGCTGGAGATGGCCATGGCCACGGAGTCGCCCGAGGAGGTCGCCGCTCTGCTAAACGACTTCAACAAGCGATCCTACCACTACCATGTGGAGTGGCAGGGTGCGGCCGGTAGCCCGATCGGCGACGTCATCGGCCTGAACTCGGTGGAGCGGTTCCTGCTGAACCTCAAGGTCGTTCTCCCCCGCGACCGCCTCCATGAGCTGGAGGGGCTGATCCGCTCGTCGAAGGAACTGCAGGAGACGCTGCTCCGCTTTCGGCGCGAGGCCGGCGGCAGCGACGAGTCGATGGCCGCCTCGGAGATCTTTACCAAGATCCTGGAGCTGGCCACGTCTTCAATCAGCAGAACCGGGGCCGCCTTCTGCCTGCACCTCGCCGGGCCCGTGCCCCTGAACGAGAAGGTGACGCTTTGCATGATCGCCTGCCCGACGGGCGCCAACAGCTACCTGCTCCGCTGCGACGGGGAGTACACGCTGATCGACTCCGGCTACGGACTCTACTATCCCGATGCGAAGGCCGCCCTGGCCGGGCACGGCATCGACCCGTCGCGCATCCGCAACGCCCTGTTTACCCACGCCGATGCCGATCACGCCGGCTGGGCGGCTCATCTCGAACGCGACTTCGGCACCACGGTGTACATCCATCCCGACAGCCTGGGCATCTTCGAGCACGAGAATCGGGCCTTCGGCAGCGACAGTCACCTGATGGCCCTCAACGCCCAGTTCACTAAGCTGATCAACCGGTTCACCAATCTGCACCCGCCGACTTCACCCCGCCCGTTCCCACCGGCCACCGGCCGGGCCGGCGACTTCGACGTGCTGGGCAGTTACACCATAGGCAACATCGAGCTGCAGGTGCTCAAGAGTCACGGCGGCCACGTGCCCGGCCAGGTCTTCTTCTTCGCTCCGCGCGAAGGGTTGCTCTTCAGCGGCGACTACCTGATCGACTTCGCCAGCCTCTCCGATCGCGAGAAGACCACGCTGAGCATCCCCAGGTTCCTGATGACCAGCACCAACGCCGACGCCCGCGTCTTCGGCCGCGAGATGCACAAGCTGGCGGAGCTGATGATGACTACGCACGCCCGCTTACAGGAATCCAACCGCGCCGCCCGCGTCTTCCCCGGCCACGGGAGCTTCTACCGCGTGGATGAGGCGAACGCCATGCTCGCAGGCCTGACGGCCGGACAGCAGGTGTGA
- a CDS encoding AGE family epimerase/isomerase: MDLPGLLQLYRETLLDDVIPFWTRHAVDADGAINSCITDDGRVVSRDRWSWSQWRAVWVFSRLYNGVAHRPEWLNIARGIYRFQVAHGPLANGHWPLLVDGEGRITRGYESIYADGFAIYALVELWRATGERAVLDLAMDTFQGTEHALHGDEPVPAWPYPIPSDRLNHGISMLFSLAYHELAEATGDSTVRGAARSHHRRVMEAFLRPDRGLVVEWLTGDGREVEPPDRTLVLPGHAIESMWFQIHLARSAGDLATIDCAVRAIRRHLEIGWDTAYGGLFLAVDAEGGKEPAWPFHDSKLWWPHVEALYATLLAYECCREDWCLQWHERIREYSYGHYPVKEHGEWTQKLDRQGRPFTTVVALPVKDPFHLPRALICCTEVLGRLTT; this comes from the coding sequence ATGGATCTCCCAGGGCTGCTCCAGCTTTACCGCGAAACGTTGCTGGACGACGTCATCCCCTTCTGGACGAGGCACGCCGTCGACGCCGACGGAGCGATCAACTCGTGCATCACGGATGACGGACGGGTGGTCAGTCGAGACCGGTGGAGCTGGTCGCAGTGGCGGGCCGTGTGGGTGTTCAGCAGGTTGTACAACGGTGTGGCGCATCGGCCGGAATGGCTGAACATTGCCCGGGGCATCTACCGGTTCCAGGTCGCTCATGGCCCGCTGGCCAACGGTCACTGGCCGTTGCTGGTTGACGGCGAGGGGCGGATCACGCGTGGCTACGAGAGCATTTACGCCGACGGGTTCGCCATCTACGCCCTCGTCGAGCTGTGGCGGGCGACAGGGGAGCGAGCGGTGCTCGATCTGGCCATGGACACGTTTCAGGGGACTGAGCACGCCCTGCATGGTGACGAGCCAGTGCCCGCCTGGCCTTACCCGATCCCCTCCGACCGTTTGAATCATGGCATCAGCATGCTGTTCTCGCTGGCGTATCATGAATTGGCGGAAGCCACGGGCGATTCGACTGTGCGCGGCGCCGCCCGGAGCCATCATCGGCGGGTGATGGAAGCGTTCCTGCGGCCGGACCGCGGCCTGGTCGTCGAGTGGCTGACCGGTGACGGCCGGGAAGTTGAACCGCCGGACCGGACCTTGGTGCTGCCCGGCCATGCCATTGAATCCATGTGGTTCCAGATCCACCTGGCGCGCTCGGCCGGCGATCTGGCGACCATCGATTGCGCCGTTCGAGCCATCCGGCGGCACCTGGAGATCGGCTGGGATACTGCGTACGGGGGCTTGTTTTTGGCGGTGGATGCCGAGGGCGGCAAGGAGCCCGCCTGGCCGTTCCATGACTCCAAGCTCTGGTGGCCGCATGTCGAGGCCCTGTATGCGACGCTCCTGGCCTACGAGTGCTGCCGGGAGGACTGGTGTCTACAGTGGCACGAGCGGATCCGCGAGTACAGTTATGGTCACTACCCGGTGAAGGAGCACGGCGAGTGGACGCAGAAGCTCGATCGCCAGGGCCGGCCGTTCACCACGGTTGTGGCGTTGCCGGTCAAGGATCCGTTCCATCTGCCTCGAGCGTTGATCTGCTGTACGGAAGTCCTTGGCCGCCTGACAACCTGA
- the amrS gene encoding AmmeMemoRadiSam system radical SAM enzyme, whose protein sequence is MNPDRHILTVPTRRTLLRSCAACAAAAAMWRSAPALAEDTAGTGEASGPKLKGVIRHKAMFWEPTHKESEVKCLLCPRECKVVDLERGYCGVRENQGGQYQTLVYGALCSANLDPIEKKPLFHYLPGSSAFSIATAGCNLECRFCQNWEISQFRPEQIESVEVKPERLVEMVKARGCPTIAYTYSEPTISYEYVHDTAALARRAGIGSVIISNGYMQEKPLRQLCGHLTAVKIDFKAFSQEFYAEMCSASLEPVLNTFKTLKHIGIWFEVVVLIIPTKNDSADEIRQMSDWILKNLGPDVPVHFTRFNPTYRVKNLPPTPAATLDRCRKTALETGLHYVYVGNLPSHPGENTYCHQCKAELIRRVGYRIAANAVKEGKCPKCGTAIPGVWSQAQALAFKPRETRAEGAATTRPA, encoded by the coding sequence ATGAACCCGGATCGCCACATCCTCACTGTGCCTACTCGGCGGACCTTGCTTCGCTCGTGTGCTGCATGCGCCGCCGCAGCGGCGATGTGGCGATCGGCACCGGCCCTTGCCGAGGATACGGCCGGCACGGGCGAGGCGTCCGGGCCGAAGCTCAAGGGCGTGATCCGGCACAAGGCGATGTTCTGGGAGCCGACCCACAAGGAGAGCGAGGTGAAGTGCCTGCTCTGCCCGCGGGAGTGCAAGGTTGTCGATCTTGAGCGCGGCTATTGTGGCGTGCGTGAGAACCAGGGTGGGCAGTACCAGACACTGGTGTACGGGGCACTCTGCTCGGCCAACCTCGACCCGATCGAAAAGAAGCCGCTGTTCCATTATCTGCCCGGCTCGTCGGCGTTTTCCATTGCCACCGCCGGGTGCAACCTCGAGTGCAGATTCTGCCAGAACTGGGAGATCAGCCAGTTTCGTCCGGAGCAGATCGAGAGCGTCGAGGTCAAGCCGGAGCGGCTCGTCGAGATGGTCAAGGCCCGAGGATGCCCGACGATCGCGTACACCTACTCCGAGCCGACCATTTCCTACGAGTACGTGCACGACACGGCCGCCCTGGCCCGCCGGGCGGGGATCGGCAGCGTGATCATCTCCAATGGTTACATGCAGGAGAAACCGCTTCGTCAACTGTGTGGCCATCTGACTGCGGTCAAGATCGACTTCAAGGCCTTCAGCCAGGAATTCTACGCGGAGATGTGCTCCGCCTCGCTGGAGCCGGTGCTGAACACGTTCAAGACGCTCAAGCATATCGGCATCTGGTTTGAAGTGGTGGTTCTGATCATCCCGACAAAGAACGACTCGGCGGACGAGATCAGGCAGATGAGTGATTGGATACTCAAGAACCTCGGGCCGGACGTGCCGGTGCATTTTACGCGATTCAACCCCACCTATCGGGTCAAGAATCTGCCGCCCACGCCCGCCGCCACGTTGGACCGCTGCCGCAAAACCGCCCTCGAGACGGGCCTGCACTACGTCTACGTCGGCAATTTGCCGTCACACCCCGGCGAGAACACCTACTGCCACCAGTGCAAGGCAGAGCTGATCCGCCGGGTTGGCTATCGCATCGCCGCCAACGCAGTCAAAGAAGGCAAATGTCCTAAGTGCGGAACGGCCATTCCCGGCGTCTGGTCCCAGGCCCAGGCCTTGGCGTTCAAACCTCGCGAGACACGCGCCGAAGGCGCCGCGACGACTCGCCCGGCATAG
- a CDS encoding DUF2961 domain-containing protein, whose amino-acid sequence MSVRWHIPAAVCAVTISVLAAVGADLTGYESLADWSALPNPKVGMVAGLASSYDRAGANNDFSQFESPVGLVTSDVNTVVKTITGPGVLTRFWMPHACADEAFTVKLTIDGTLLIDTTSNVILGGSFGYMQNPLVRTLIGGQVSYEPIAFQNSVVIESNNYAAGLHARTHHFYQYGYHVFTGGQTIPSYSGSLNAAQQTARDSVVAILGNLGKNPAGTSEQAAFIATEGQSIEAGQALTLCDRVGSGRVRAIRLKMTGPTDEALDGLRLRVRCGGRSQNVVDVPVAHFFGAGHKRVAFKSLPLGTDGPDGFYCYWPMPYRVGLIIELYNSTTSAIAIDSALVEYESGAQPAVIGCLYASFSEETTVSGQKYHQLLSSTGAGHYLGSLLYVQKAGVAKILLEGDEIVTVDGTTMLFGTGMEDAYNGGYYYNNIANSPQRNTPDDPPWPDNGVAPYHGLLNIDDPDPKRPGSTDTVFRADQYRWLIGDVVPFTTGIDVKIENYGSYANTLFGSTAFWYQLDWAADFDQDGDVDSDDFAHLQLCLSGRGQPYESGCDNADLDVDSDVDADDLAAFLPCVSGTDAPANPGCGS is encoded by the coding sequence ATGTCCGTTCGCTGGCACATCCCGGCTGCCGTATGCGCCGTGACAATATCGGTCCTCGCCGCGGTTGGCGCCGATCTGACCGGCTACGAGTCACTGGCCGACTGGTCGGCCCTGCCCAACCCCAAGGTCGGCATGGTTGCCGGGTTGGCCAGCAGCTACGACCGGGCCGGGGCCAACAACGATTTCAGCCAGTTCGAATCACCCGTCGGCCTGGTGACCAGCGACGTAAACACGGTCGTCAAGACCATCACCGGCCCCGGAGTGCTCACCCGCTTCTGGATGCCTCACGCATGCGCGGACGAGGCCTTCACCGTCAAACTCACGATTGATGGTACGCTCCTCATCGATACCACGAGCAATGTAATCCTCGGAGGCAGCTTCGGCTACATGCAGAATCCCCTGGTTCGTACCCTGATCGGCGGCCAGGTGAGCTACGAGCCGATCGCGTTTCAGAACTCCGTGGTGATCGAATCCAACAACTACGCCGCCGGGCTCCATGCCCGGACCCACCATTTCTACCAGTACGGCTACCATGTGTTCACCGGTGGGCAGACCATCCCGTCCTACAGCGGCTCGTTGAACGCCGCCCAGCAGACTGCCCGCGACAGCGTGGTCGCCATACTCGGCAACCTCGGCAAGAACCCGGCCGGTACCAGTGAGCAGGCCGCTTTCATCGCCACCGAGGGGCAGTCCATTGAAGCCGGCCAGGCCCTGACCTTGTGTGACCGCGTCGGCAGCGGACGAGTCCGGGCGATCCGCCTGAAAATGACCGGCCCCACCGATGAAGCCCTCGATGGCCTGCGTCTCCGCGTACGCTGCGGCGGGCGAAGCCAGAACGTCGTCGATGTCCCCGTCGCCCACTTCTTCGGGGCCGGACACAAGCGGGTGGCCTTCAAATCCCTGCCCCTGGGAACGGATGGCCCGGACGGTTTCTACTGCTACTGGCCCATGCCCTATCGCGTCGGCCTGATCATCGAGCTGTACAACAGCACCACATCCGCCATCGCCATCGATTCCGCGCTCGTCGAGTATGAGTCCGGCGCCCAGCCCGCGGTGATCGGCTGTCTCTACGCCTCGTTCAGCGAAGAGACAACAGTCAGCGGACAGAAATACCATCAGTTGCTCAGCTCAACCGGCGCCGGGCACTACCTGGGCAGCCTGTTGTATGTCCAGAAGGCCGGGGTGGCCAAGATCCTCCTCGAGGGCGACGAGATCGTGACCGTCGACGGCACCACGATGCTCTTCGGCACCGGCATGGAGGACGCCTACAACGGCGGTTACTACTACAACAACATCGCCAACAGCCCACAGCGAAACACACCCGACGATCCGCCCTGGCCGGACAATGGCGTCGCGCCCTACCACGGTCTGCTCAATATCGACGACCCCGACCCCAAACGCCCAGGCAGTACCGATACGGTCTTCCGCGCCGACCAGTACCGCTGGCTCATCGGCGATGTGGTGCCTTTCACAACCGGCATCGACGTCAAGATCGAGAACTACGGGTCCTACGCCAACACGCTCTTCGGTTCGACCGCTTTCTGGTACCAGCTTGATTGGGCCGCCGATTTCGACCAGGACGGCGACGTGGACTCCGACGATTTCGCTCACCTTCAGCTCTGCCTGAGCGGCCGCGGCCAGCCGTACGAGAGCGGGTGCGACAACGCCGACCTTGACGTGGACTCCGACGTCGACGCCGATGACCTGGCCGCATTCCTGCCCTGCGTCTCCGGAACCGACGCCCCCGCCAACCCGGGCTGCGGTTCCTGA
- a CDS encoding glycoside hydrolase family 127 protein — MRTHMDHAMLSVVTATVFAATCPGAEINLAPMAKPSTSFVSGHETLDAMNDDFQPGGVNDHSHGCYGNWPQTGTQWVQYEWSQPVSTRKVDVYWWDDARGVRLPKAYRLLYWDGKAFVPVKEAAGLGVAGGRYNSTTFTEVTTSKLRLEFDGNERFSTGIIEWKVYDSGKSPKFAPRVEAGVDRVTVLPAKTYLDGEARGVVDSIAWSKETGPGTATFAEADKLETTAQFAEPGDYVLKLTAKNGDRSASDTLKVHVERAPTASHLQPVPTVAYKVNSPFWGPRLKHQIENWIPHCIAQLSKTGLQEGGFENFIQAANKNAGRPHKPHVGPPWANAYTLNTIESMCLALMVDAQGDADLAKAQAAIRAKLDQWIPVVLAAQEPDGYLQTRFTLGDPNENDRPPPRWSRRGDHEGYVAGYLIDAAMAHYRLTAGHDRCLYDAAKKMADCWDANIGPPPKRPWYDGHQELEQALIRLAWLVNEVEGGGKGDKYLQLSKFLLDCRRDGESYDQSHLPVVRQYEALGHAVRAVYCYAAMTGIAMATGDPEYHSAVRSLHDNILNAKYYVTGGVGSGETSEGFGKNYSLPNNAYCESCAACGQIFFQHNMNLAYREAHHADLVEETLYNAVLGSVDLPGRNFTYTNALDSSEARYLWHGCPCCVGNIPRTLLDLPRWMYVKDAENLYINLFIGGTVRVGTVAGTDVEIEQRTEYPWKGRVEIVVRPTAAKSFTLRVRVPQRGVSALYHATPEADGLASLAVNNTPATPEVKDGYAVITRTWQSGDTVRLELPLQIQRIKADERIIADRGRVALRCGALIYNIESVDQNVDGMLKPDTPLTMEWKPDLLGGVIVIRGQFADGSPLLAIPNYTRLNRGGRSIVWIRDR; from the coding sequence ATGCGCACACACATGGACCACGCGATGCTCAGCGTAGTGACGGCGACGGTGTTTGCGGCGACTTGCCCGGGGGCGGAGATCAACCTCGCCCCGATGGCCAAACCGTCGACTTCCTTCGTGTCCGGGCATGAGACGCTCGATGCGATGAACGACGACTTCCAGCCGGGCGGGGTGAACGACCACAGCCACGGATGCTACGGCAACTGGCCGCAGACCGGCACACAATGGGTGCAGTACGAATGGAGCCAGCCCGTCAGCACCCGCAAGGTCGATGTGTACTGGTGGGACGATGCCCGCGGCGTGCGCCTGCCCAAGGCGTACCGGTTGCTGTATTGGGACGGGAAAGCGTTCGTACCGGTCAAGGAGGCGGCCGGGCTCGGTGTGGCCGGCGGACGATACAACTCGACCACCTTCACCGAGGTCACGACGTCCAAGCTTCGGTTGGAGTTCGACGGGAACGAGAGGTTCTCGACCGGCATCATCGAGTGGAAAGTCTACGACTCCGGCAAATCACCGAAGTTCGCGCCGCGCGTGGAGGCGGGCGTCGATCGCGTGACCGTGTTGCCGGCCAAGACATATCTCGACGGGGAGGCCCGCGGAGTAGTTGATTCGATCGCCTGGAGCAAGGAGACAGGTCCGGGGACGGCAACGTTCGCGGAGGCGGACAAGCTCGAGACAACTGCGCAGTTTGCGGAACCCGGCGACTACGTGCTCAAGCTGACCGCAAAAAACGGCGACCGCAGCGCGTCGGACACGCTGAAGGTCCACGTCGAGCGAGCCCCGACAGCCTCTCATCTTCAGCCCGTGCCCACCGTGGCGTACAAGGTCAACAGCCCGTTCTGGGGGCCGCGGCTGAAGCACCAGATCGAAAACTGGATCCCACACTGCATCGCACAACTCTCCAAGACGGGCCTCCAGGAAGGCGGCTTCGAGAACTTCATCCAGGCGGCAAACAAGAATGCGGGGCGCCCGCACAAACCGCACGTCGGTCCGCCGTGGGCCAATGCCTATACGCTGAACACGATCGAATCGATGTGCCTGGCGCTCATGGTGGACGCCCAGGGCGACGCGGATCTGGCTAAAGCCCAGGCGGCGATCCGCGCGAAACTCGACCAGTGGATTCCAGTGGTGCTGGCCGCCCAGGAGCCGGACGGCTACCTCCAGACCCGGTTTACGCTCGGCGATCCGAACGAGAACGACCGGCCGCCGCCGCGCTGGTCGCGACGCGGCGACCACGAGGGCTATGTGGCCGGCTATCTCATCGACGCCGCAATGGCCCACTATCGCCTGACCGCCGGCCACGACCGGTGTCTGTACGACGCGGCAAAGAAGATGGCCGACTGCTGGGATGCCAACATCGGTCCGCCGCCGAAGAGGCCGTGGTATGACGGGCATCAGGAACTCGAGCAGGCCCTCATCCGCCTGGCGTGGCTGGTGAACGAGGTCGAGGGCGGTGGCAAGGGTGACAAGTACCTCCAGCTCTCGAAGTTCCTGCTCGATTGCCGTCGCGACGGGGAGAGCTACGATCAGAGCCACTTGCCGGTCGTGAGGCAGTACGAAGCCCTCGGCCACGCGGTTCGGGCGGTCTACTGCTACGCGGCGATGACCGGCATCGCCATGGCAACCGGCGACCCGGAGTATCACAGTGCGGTCAGGTCCCTCCACGACAACATCCTGAACGCCAAGTACTATGTCACCGGCGGTGTCGGCAGCGGCGAGACTTCCGAGGGATTCGGCAAAAACTACTCGCTGCCCAACAACGCGTATTGCGAATCTTGCGCGGCTTGCGGGCAGATCTTCTTTCAGCATAACATGAACCTCGCCTATCGCGAAGCTCACCATGCCGACCTGGTCGAGGAAACCCTGTACAACGCGGTGCTGGGCTCCGTGGATCTGCCGGGCAGAAACTTCACCTACACCAACGCCCTCGACTCCAGCGAGGCTCGGTATCTCTGGCATGGCTGCCCGTGCTGCGTGGGCAACATCCCGCGTACCCTGCTCGATCTGCCGAGATGGATGTACGTGAAGGACGCGGAGAATCTGTACATCAACCTGTTCATCGGCGGCACCGTCCGCGTCGGGACTGTGGCGGGAACAGACGTCGAGATCGAGCAGCGCACCGAGTATCCGTGGAAGGGGCGGGTCGAAATCGTCGTCAGGCCCACGGCGGCTAAAAGCTTCACGCTGCGCGTGCGCGTGCCACAACGCGGTGTGAGCGCCCTTTATCACGCTACGCCCGAAGCCGACGGTCTGGCCTCGCTGGCGGTGAACAATACGCCGGCCACCCCGGAAGTGAAGGACGGCTACGCGGTGATCACGCGAACCTGGCAGTCCGGCGATACCGTTCGCCTGGAACTGCCGCTCCAGATTCAGCGGATCAAGGCCGACGAACGCATCATCGCTGATCGCGGGCGAGTGGCCCTGCGTTGCGGAGCGCTGATCTACAACATCGAAAGCGTGGACCAGAACGTCGACGGCATGCTCAAGCCCGACACGCCCCTGACCATGGAATGGAAGCCCGACCTGCTCGGCGGAGTGATCGTGATCCGCGGCCAGTTCGCCGACGGCTCGCCACTCCTGGCCATCCCGAATTACACCCGCCTCAACCGCGGCGGAAGGTCAATCGTCTGGATCAGGGATCGGTAA
- a CDS encoding Gfo/Idh/MocA family oxidoreductase: protein MGRLTKRLDSSRRDFLKVALAGGAAISAPWIVSSRAWGRGGAAAAGERLTLGVIGFGPRCKYDLAAMLKLPDLQCVALAEVQASRRDAGKATVDGHYGNTDCKVYRDFREMLERKDIDAVLVATGDRWHALASILAAEAGKDVYSEKPCGLTIAWCQKLAETVKATQRVFQAGTQRRSVPNFQQAVQLAHSGKLGKIHTVYASVYTPQIETTWLPGEPTPPPEVCDWNLWLGPAPWRPYNSKYVGGGWRGYWDFDSGARLLDWGAHTVDLCQWANHADDTMPVEYEPSSTNITCRYANGVKLVLDFLKTPFGERPGWITRLGTCPVRFVGDEGWVETGDNGETEVHPVSLKSELKATAAGTQGLDVSAHARNFLDCIKSRGETAANPRVMRHSHIACHAAALAWMLNRKLSLDPAKEAFADDDEANGLRSRPARDYADYSKS, encoded by the coding sequence ATGGGCAGACTGACCAAGCGGCTTGACTCGAGCCGGCGAGACTTTCTGAAAGTCGCTCTCGCCGGTGGCGCCGCTATATCGGCACCTTGGATCGTGTCTTCACGCGCGTGGGGCCGAGGGGGCGCGGCCGCGGCCGGCGAGCGGCTGACCTTGGGTGTGATCGGCTTCGGCCCACGCTGCAAGTACGACCTGGCCGCCATGCTCAAGTTGCCCGACCTGCAATGTGTCGCCCTGGCCGAGGTGCAGGCCAGCCGGCGTGATGCCGGCAAGGCCACGGTCGACGGACACTACGGCAATACGGACTGCAAGGTCTACCGCGACTTCCGCGAAATGCTCGAGCGCAAGGACATCGACGCCGTGCTCGTCGCGACCGGAGACCGCTGGCACGCACTCGCCTCAATCCTGGCCGCCGAGGCCGGTAAGGATGTGTACAGCGAGAAACCGTGCGGATTGACTATCGCTTGGTGCCAGAAACTCGCCGAGACGGTGAAAGCCACCCAGCGCGTGTTCCAGGCTGGAACGCAGCGCCGCAGCGTGCCGAACTTCCAGCAGGCGGTGCAACTGGCCCACAGCGGCAAGCTCGGCAAGATCCATACGGTCTACGCCTCGGTCTACACCCCTCAGATCGAGACCACCTGGCTGCCCGGCGAGCCGACCCCGCCGCCCGAAGTGTGCGACTGGAACCTGTGGCTCGGGCCAGCCCCCTGGCGGCCGTACAACAGCAAGTACGTGGGCGGCGGCTGGCGCGGCTACTGGGACTTCGATTCGGGGGCCCGCCTGCTGGACTGGGGAGCCCATACCGTCGATCTCTGCCAGTGGGCCAACCACGCCGACGATACCATGCCCGTCGAGTACGAGCCATCGAGCACGAATATCACCTGCCGGTACGCCAACGGGGTCAAGCTGGTGCTGGATTTCCTGAAAACGCCGTTCGGCGAGCGACCGGGGTGGATCACGCGGCTGGGAACCTGCCCGGTGCGGTTCGTGGGCGACGAAGGCTGGGTAGAGACCGGCGACAACGGTGAGACCGAGGTGCACCCGGTGTCGCTCAAGAGCGAGCTGAAAGCGACCGCAGCCGGGACCCAGGGCCTCGACGTCTCGGCCCATGCGCGGAACTTCCTCGACTGTATCAAGTCACGCGGCGAAACGGCGGCCAACCCGCGGGTGATGCGTCATTCGCACATCGCCTGCCACGCCGCCGCCCTCGCGTGGATGTTGAATCGGAAACTGTCGCTCGATCCGGCGAAGGAAGCGTTCGCGGACGATGACGAGGCGAACGGCTTGCGATCGCGGCCTGCACGCGACTATGCGGACTACTCCAAGTCATAG